DNA from Evansella sp. LMS18:
TCTCGTGAGCTTTTCTAATTTTTCATGATTGAGTTTAATTTCCGCAGTCAATTCAATCGCCCTTTCGTCTATGTCAGCCGTTTTTACGGAACCCGGGTAATACAGAATTGTTCATCATGGCCGAGAATCTCTGCTTTTACGGTTTTACCGGAAGCAACCTCCAGTATTTCCTGGTATATTTCTTCTCCGGTCTGCTCCAGTGTTGATTCACCTGTTAATATTTTTCCGGCATTGATATCAATGTTTTCTTTCATTCTCAAGTAAGTCTTTGGATTACCTGTGACTTTAATAACCGGTACTCCCGGGAATCCAGTAGGAGTTCCCCTGCCTGTCGGGAACACAATTATCTGAGCCCCTGCGGCAACCTGCCCTGTAGTAACCTCGCCATCATGGCCAGGTGAATCGAGCAGATGGAGTCCTTTTGTTACCGGCTCTTCTCCGTACTTAATTACTCCGCTGAAAGGAGCATTGCCGGATTTTTTCATGCTTCCAAGTGATTTCTCAACAACACTGGATAAACCGCCAGCATAATTCCCCGTTGAGATCAGGTGGTTTCGGCTGGAATTGCTTGATTCCTGTGTCTGGCGAAGGAGCCTTTGTTCCATCCGCTCGATTGTACCCATGATGTCCTGAGCTACAGACTCATTAACCGCTCTTCTCGCAAGAATGTGTTCTGTGCCAAGGAGTTCTGTAATTTCACTTAATATGGAACTTCCTCCCTGGGCAACGAGCTTATCAGAAGCAATCCCG
Protein-coding regions in this window:
- a CDS encoding UxaA family hydrolase; translated protein: MGDTFMGYRRKDGKVGVRNLIAVIPSVFCSGKVAERIAYQVPGTVYFRHPVGCSQVGEDLEITAKTLIQIGKNPNFAGVVVVGLGCERFSPYEMAEGITGSQKMLETVVIQEEGDSLEAIQRGTKIAREMQQLASRQQREECDVSELMIGLNCGGSDMTSGLFANPALGIASDKLVAQGGSSILSEITELLGTEHILARRAVNESVAQDIMGTIERMEQRLLRQTQESSNSSRNHLISTGNYAGGLSSVVEKSLGSMKKSGNAPFSGVIKYGEEPVTKGLHLLDSPGHDGEVTTGQVAAGAQIIVFPTGRGTPTGFPGVPVIKVTGNPKTYLRMKENIDINAGKILTGESTLEQTGEEIYQEILEVASGKTVKAEILGHDEQFCITRVP